The following are encoded in a window of Amphibacillus xylanus NBRC 15112 genomic DNA:
- a CDS encoding beta-galactosidase translates to MLSKKLNKIWYGGDYNPEQWDEETWQEDNRLFKLAGIDIASVNIFAWALIQPDEVTYDFSNLDRTIDRLYQDGIYTCLATSTAAHPAWMAKRYPDIRRVDFEGRKRKFGGRHNSCPNSPTYLKYACQLAGKLAEHYQDHPAVVAWHVSNEYGGYCYCDNCEKAFRVWLKDKYNSIDAVNTAWNTAFWGHTFYEWDEIVAPNLLSEEWENGNNTNFQGISLDYRRFQSDSLLETYKLERDAIKKHTPEIPITTNLMGLYPELDYFKWGKELDVVSWDNYPSIDTPVSKIAMTHELMRGLKSGQPFMLMEQTPSQQNWQAYNALKRPGVMRLWSYQAIAHGADTVQFFQLRRSRGATEKFHGAVIAHVGHEHTRVFNEVKQLGEELKQLGDQIIDSRTKAKVGLVFDYQNRWAINLSSGPSIALDYEAEVHKYYQAFYDLNIPVDMIGVEEDFNKYDLVIAPVLYMMKDGLADRLKAFVKNGGTFVTTFLSGIADENDLVTLGGYPGELRELVGIWAEEIDALEPSIKNEIVFNQAHGHLQDSYQCSTLFDLIHSEGAEVLATYGRDFYQGMPVLTKNKYGQGSAYYVASSPDQAFISDFVKTLATENELTALLESDQGVEVASREKGDQQYLFVLNHNDHQAKFYPKDKVYQDLLSGQEFQGEATIAGHDVLILVEK, encoded by the coding sequence ATGCTTAGTAAAAAGCTAAACAAAATATGGTACGGTGGAGATTATAATCCGGAACAATGGGATGAGGAAACTTGGCAAGAAGATAATCGACTATTTAAACTAGCTGGCATTGACATCGCCTCGGTCAATATTTTTGCTTGGGCATTGATTCAGCCAGATGAAGTGACCTATGACTTTTCAAACCTTGATCGAACGATCGATCGCTTGTATCAAGATGGTATTTATACTTGTTTAGCAACAAGTACAGCAGCACATCCAGCTTGGATGGCAAAAAGGTACCCTGATATTCGTCGGGTTGATTTTGAGGGGAGAAAGCGTAAATTTGGTGGTCGTCATAATTCCTGTCCGAACAGTCCAACTTATTTGAAATATGCGTGTCAGTTAGCAGGGAAACTGGCAGAACACTATCAAGATCATCCTGCGGTCGTTGCTTGGCATGTGTCAAATGAATATGGTGGCTATTGTTATTGTGATAACTGTGAAAAAGCTTTTCGTGTTTGGTTAAAGGATAAATATAACTCAATTGATGCAGTGAATACCGCTTGGAACACAGCGTTTTGGGGTCATACTTTTTATGAATGGGATGAAATTGTTGCCCCTAATCTTTTGAGTGAGGAATGGGAAAATGGGAATAATACAAATTTTCAAGGGATTTCACTTGATTATCGCCGTTTTCAATCAGATAGTTTATTAGAGACGTATAAACTTGAAAGAGATGCGATCAAAAAGCATACACCTGAGATTCCAATTACAACAAATTTAATGGGGCTCTATCCAGAATTAGATTATTTTAAATGGGGGAAAGAGTTGGATGTTGTTTCATGGGATAACTATCCATCGATTGATACACCAGTGAGTAAAATTGCCATGACACACGAACTGATGCGTGGATTGAAAAGTGGTCAGCCATTTATGTTAATGGAACAAACACCATCTCAACAAAATTGGCAAGCCTATAATGCTTTAAAACGCCCTGGTGTGATGCGATTATGGAGTTATCAAGCGATTGCCCACGGGGCAGATACGGTTCAGTTTTTCCAATTGCGTCGTTCACGTGGAGCAACGGAAAAGTTTCACGGTGCAGTGATCGCACATGTCGGTCATGAGCACACAAGAGTTTTTAATGAAGTGAAACAATTAGGCGAGGAACTAAAGCAGCTTGGCGATCAAATTATTGATAGTCGAACGAAGGCTAAAGTAGGGCTTGTATTTGATTATCAAAATCGTTGGGCGATTAATTTATCAAGTGGACCTTCAATCGCACTTGATTATGAAGCGGAAGTTCATAAATATTATCAAGCTTTTTATGACCTGAATATCCCTGTTGATATGATTGGTGTTGAAGAAGATTTTAATAAATACGATCTTGTGATTGCACCAGTGCTGTATATGATGAAAGACGGCCTTGCTGATCGACTTAAAGCTTTTGTTAAAAATGGTGGCACGTTTGTGACAACATTCTTAAGTGGGATTGCTGATGAAAATGATCTTGTGACGTTGGGTGGTTATCCAGGTGAACTGAGGGAGCTTGTTGGGATTTGGGCAGAAGAGATTGATGCATTAGAACCTTCAATTAAAAATGAGATTGTCTTCAATCAAGCCCATGGTCATTTGCAAGACAGCTATCAGTGTAGCACGTTATTTGATTTAATTCATTCAGAGGGAGCAGAAGTTTTAGCAACATATGGTCGCGATTTTTACCAAGGGATGCCTGTATTAACGAAAAATAAATATGGGCAAGGTTCAGCTTATTATGTGGCATCAAGCCCTGACCAAGCCTTTATTAGTGATTTTGTCAAAACTTTGGCAACCGAGAATGAACTGACTGCATTGCTTGAGTCAGATCAAGGGGTTGAGGTTGCGAGCCGAGAAAAGGGTGACCAACAATATCTTTTTGTCTTAAATCACAATGATCATCAAGCAAAGTTTTACCCGAAAGATAAGGTTTATCAAGACCTACTATCTGGTCAGGAATTTCAAGGTGAGGCAACAATTGCAGGACACGACGTACTTATTTTAGTTGAAAAATAA
- the yicI gene encoding alpha-xylosidase codes for MKFTDGNWLVREGYEIHFPKLVYDVKKEDKAVTLYAPTKYINHRGDTLDGPLLTIKLTAPLEDVIRVETWHYQGEKLKYPNFDVANDNLPLEIDETDQQLTFNSGELNITIDKDHFRMLFENALGELTVLDQKGLAWIEAPEDQTYMRSQLKLSVGEHLYGLGERFTPFVKNGQSVEIWNEDGGTSSEQSYKNVPFYLSSKGYGVFINHPEKVSLELGSELVARSQFSVPGEKLDYYIINGPTPKEVIGRYTTLTGRPALPPAWSFGLWLSTSFTTNYNEETVNHFVDGMAERGIPLSVFHFDCFWMDAFEWTSFIWDRKNFPDPEGMLKRLKEKDLKISVWINPYIAQKSPLFAEAHEKGYLIKKPNGDTWQWDRWQAGMGIVDFTNPEAAKWYQDHLRDLMAMGVDSFKTDFGERIPTDVVYYDGSNPEKMHNYYSYLFNQVVFDVVEKVKGEREAVLFARSSTAGGQKFPVHWGGDCDSTYEAMAESLRGGLSLTTSGFGYWSHDIGGFENTATPDVFKRWTAFGLLSSHSRFHGSTSYRVPWEFDEEAVDVARHFTKLKNQLMPYIYRHAIKNHETGVPMMRPMIFDFPDDPLCETLDRQYMFGDALLVAPIFNEKGLGSFYLPVGKWTHLLTGEVVEGGIWIKENYDYFSLPLFVRENTVLPIGSSDLKPVYNYGDGVTLRLYQVEEGTKISTPIYSADAELIKTFEVTREAECLIIKVDQTDTSFNVELIGVTAVKDVTSGEIETTEIGTKVTVPSGVDTITITL; via the coding sequence ATGAAATTTACTGATGGAAATTGGCTAGTAAGAGAAGGCTACGAGATTCACTTCCCAAAATTAGTTTACGATGTTAAAAAAGAAGACAAGGCAGTTACACTTTATGCACCAACTAAATATATTAATCACCGCGGTGACACTTTGGATGGTCCATTGTTAACAATTAAACTAACGGCACCGCTCGAAGATGTGATTCGAGTTGAGACGTGGCACTATCAAGGTGAAAAATTGAAATACCCAAACTTTGATGTTGCGAATGACAATTTGCCACTCGAAATTGATGAAACAGATCAACAACTCACATTTAACAGTGGTGAGCTTAACATTACAATTGATAAGGATCATTTCCGAATGCTGTTTGAAAATGCGCTTGGTGAATTAACTGTGCTTGATCAAAAAGGCCTTGCATGGATTGAAGCACCAGAAGACCAAACCTATATGCGCAGTCAGTTAAAATTGTCTGTTGGTGAGCATTTATATGGGTTAGGTGAACGTTTCACGCCATTTGTTAAAAATGGTCAATCCGTTGAGATTTGGAATGAAGATGGTGGAACAAGTTCAGAGCAATCGTATAAAAACGTTCCATTCTATTTATCAAGTAAAGGTTATGGTGTGTTTATTAATCATCCTGAAAAAGTCAGTTTAGAACTCGGTTCAGAGCTTGTCGCACGTTCGCAATTTAGTGTACCAGGAGAAAAACTCGATTATTATATCATTAATGGACCAACACCTAAAGAAGTGATCGGGCGTTACACAACTTTAACAGGACGTCCAGCACTTCCGCCAGCATGGTCATTTGGGCTCTGGTTATCGACATCATTTACGACAAATTATAATGAAGAAACAGTTAACCACTTTGTCGATGGGATGGCTGAGCGTGGAATTCCGTTAAGTGTGTTTCACTTTGATTGTTTCTGGATGGATGCGTTTGAATGGACGAGCTTTATTTGGGATCGGAAAAACTTCCCTGATCCAGAGGGAATGTTGAAACGATTAAAGGAAAAAGATCTAAAAATTTCAGTCTGGATTAATCCGTATATTGCGCAGAAGTCTCCACTGTTTGCTGAAGCACATGAAAAAGGTTATTTAATTAAAAAGCCGAATGGTGATACGTGGCAATGGGATCGTTGGCAGGCTGGAATGGGGATTGTTGATTTTACCAATCCAGAGGCTGCTAAATGGTATCAAGATCATTTAAGAGATTTAATGGCGATGGGTGTCGACTCATTTAAAACTGATTTTGGTGAGCGAATTCCGACTGACGTTGTTTATTATGATGGTTCAAATCCGGAAAAAATGCATAACTATTATTCTTATTTATTTAATCAGGTTGTTTTTGATGTCGTCGAGAAGGTTAAAGGCGAGCGTGAAGCCGTGTTGTTTGCCCGTTCATCAACTGCTGGAGGTCAGAAATTCCCTGTCCACTGGGGTGGAGATTGTGATTCGACTTATGAAGCAATGGCAGAGAGTTTACGGGGTGGCCTATCATTAACGACATCTGGCTTTGGGTATTGGAGTCACGATATCGGTGGCTTTGAAAACACGGCGACACCTGATGTGTTTAAGCGCTGGACTGCATTCGGTTTGCTATCAAGCCATAGCCGATTCCACGGCAGTACATCATATCGTGTCCCCTGGGAATTTGACGAAGAAGCGGTTGATGTTGCGCGTCACTTTACGAAATTAAAAAATCAGCTTATGCCGTATATATACCGTCATGCGATTAAAAATCACGAAACCGGCGTCCCAATGATGCGCCCAATGATTTTTGATTTTCCAGACGATCCGCTCTGTGAAACGTTGGATCGCCAATACATGTTTGGCGACGCCTTACTTGTGGCGCCAATTTTTAACGAAAAAGGTTTAGGGTCGTTTTATTTACCGGTTGGGAAATGGACGCACTTATTAACGGGCGAAGTGGTTGAAGGCGGGATTTGGATTAAGGAAAACTATGATTACTTTAGCTTGCCGTTATTCGTGCGTGAAAATACAGTATTACCAATCGGATCAAGTGATCTGAAGCCAGTTTACAACTATGGTGATGGTGTGACACTCCGACTTTATCAGGTTGAAGAAGGTACGAAAATTTCGACACCAATTTATAGTGCTGATGCAGAGTTGATCAAAACTTTTGAAGTCACGAGGGAGGCAGAGTGTTTGATCATTAAAGTTGATCAAACGGACACATCATTTAATGTTGAATTAATTGGTGTAACTGCCGTTAAAGACGTCACTTCAGGTGAAATTGAGACAACTGAAATAGGCACAAAAGTAACTGTTCCATCAGGTGTTGATACGATTACAATCACGCTTTAA
- a CDS encoding glycoside hydrolase family 43 protein translates to MKFNNPIIAGFYPDPSICKVNDDFYLVTSTFEYFPGIPIFHSKDLVNWSQIGHCLTRDEQLPLANSHSSAGIFAPTIRYHDGVFYVITTNITINKNFIVTANDPRGPWSDPIWLDDWPGIDPSLLFDDNGDVYITGTSDGGSDEKPGLYQAKIDPQSGKLLSERRYIYEGTGGTASPEAPHLYKINGLYYLMTAEGGTEYGHMETIARSNDPFGPFEGNPHDPILTHRSLDSPIHATGHADLVELDDGSWWGVFLAIRPIGYPRKHHIGRETFLAPVEWQDGWPIFGQNGRVGLEMEAPQLFKGYEKKPESNYLFTSDTLHQEFNFLRNPYPNDWSLTDRKGWLTLNGSAVTLNDLDSPAFIGRRQTDHRCTVETYLDFAPKKDDEEAGLVTYMNGRFHYEIAKVREADQQYIILRKTLADLTVIEKKVLCDADQVILGVRADPYQYKFYVKELDNEKVVKEYQIGEAECGMLATEVAGGFTGVYIGMYATGNGKKSTTPAYFKWYNYQA, encoded by the coding sequence ATGAAGTTTAATAATCCGATTATTGCTGGGTTTTATCCAGACCCTAGTATTTGCAAAGTGAATGATGATTTCTATCTTGTAACAAGTACATTTGAATACTTCCCTGGGATCCCAATTTTTCATAGTAAAGATTTAGTCAACTGGTCACAAATTGGTCATTGTTTAACGCGTGATGAGCAGTTACCGCTAGCTAATAGTCATAGTTCAGCCGGTATATTTGCACCGACAATTAGGTATCATGATGGTGTGTTTTATGTCATCACAACGAATATTACCATAAATAAAAACTTTATTGTTACCGCTAATGATCCACGGGGTCCATGGTCTGATCCAATTTGGTTAGATGATTGGCCTGGAATTGATCCGTCACTACTGTTTGATGATAATGGGGATGTTTATATTACAGGAACTAGTGATGGAGGATCAGATGAAAAACCAGGCCTTTATCAAGCGAAAATTGATCCTCAGAGTGGTAAGCTCTTATCTGAAAGAAGGTATATTTATGAGGGAACAGGTGGCACAGCATCTCCAGAAGCGCCCCATCTATATAAGATAAATGGTCTGTATTATTTAATGACCGCTGAAGGTGGAACAGAGTACGGGCATATGGAGACGATCGCACGAAGCAATGATCCATTTGGTCCGTTTGAAGGCAATCCTCATGATCCGATTTTAACGCATCGAAGTTTAGATAGCCCGATCCATGCTACGGGGCATGCCGATCTAGTTGAATTAGATGATGGAAGTTGGTGGGGCGTTTTCTTAGCGATTCGACCCATCGGGTATCCAAGAAAACATCACATTGGAAGAGAAACATTTTTAGCACCTGTTGAATGGCAAGATGGCTGGCCAATTTTCGGTCAAAACGGGCGAGTTGGACTAGAAATGGAAGCACCTCAACTGTTCAAGGGCTATGAAAAAAAGCCAGAGTCAAATTATCTATTTACGTCGGACACGCTTCATCAAGAGTTTAATTTTTTAAGAAACCCATATCCGAATGATTGGTCATTGACAGACAGAAAAGGTTGGCTAACATTGAATGGGTCGGCAGTGACATTAAACGACTTGGATTCACCAGCCTTTATTGGCAGACGCCAAACCGATCATCGTTGTACTGTTGAGACGTACTTAGATTTTGCCCCGAAAAAAGATGATGAAGAAGCAGGGTTAGTCACATACATGAATGGTCGTTTTCACTATGAAATTGCTAAAGTGAGAGAAGCAGATCAACAGTATATTATTCTCAGAAAAACGCTAGCGGATCTAACCGTGATCGAGAAAAAAGTTTTATGTGATGCCGATCAAGTGATTCTAGGTGTGAGAGCAGATCCTTATCAATATAAGTTTTACGTTAAAGAGCTAGATAACGAAAAAGTTGTGAAGGAATATCAGATTGGCGAGGCCGAATGTGGCATGCTCGCAACCGAGGTAGCTGGCGGCTTTACTGGTGTTTATATTGGAATGTATGCGACGGGTAACGGGAAAAAGTCAACTACTCCAGCCTATTTCAAGTGGTACAACTATCAAGCTTAA
- a CDS encoding MBL fold metallo-hydrolase has protein sequence MKVTVVGFWGAYPAQGEATSSYLFEKDDFRLLIDCGSGALAQLPKYIDPYDLDAVVLSHYHSDHIADVGVLQHLIKVQNQIRNEARNLNIYGHAENQSAFAELTSSHTTGIAYQPNESLNLGPFTITFLKTIHPVPCYAMRVTDGAKTVVYTADSSYQDQFIPFSNHADLLITDCNFYEEQDGSKPGHMNSKEGALIAEKAQVKTLLLSHQPHFWDRSQLASEAKKYYSGTVRLAKSGYQWPET, from the coding sequence ATGAAAGTGACGGTTGTTGGGTTTTGGGGAGCCTATCCTGCACAGGGTGAAGCAACCTCAAGTTACCTATTTGAAAAAGACGATTTTCGTTTATTAATCGATTGTGGGAGTGGGGCCTTGGCACAACTTCCAAAATACATTGACCCATATGATCTTGATGCGGTTGTTTTGTCACATTATCACTCAGATCACATTGCCGATGTTGGAGTTTTGCAACATCTAATCAAAGTCCAAAATCAAATTCGTAATGAAGCGCGCAACTTAAACATATATGGGCATGCTGAAAATCAATCAGCATTTGCCGAACTGACGAGTAGTCATACGACAGGGATAGCTTACCAACCGAACGAATCATTAAATTTAGGGCCATTTACGATTACATTTCTTAAAACGATTCATCCAGTTCCTTGCTATGCAATGCGAGTGACGGACGGAGCGAAAACAGTTGTCTATACAGCAGACTCGAGCTATCAAGATCAATTTATTCCGTTTAGCAATCATGCCGACCTACTCATTACGGATTGTAACTTTTATGAAGAACAGGATGGTTCAAAACCAGGCCATATGAATAGTAAGGAAGGCGCGCTAATTGCTGAAAAAGCTCAGGTGAAAACGTTGCTGCTTAGTCATCAACCTCATTTCTGGGATCGGAGCCAACTCGCTTCCGAAGCAAAAAAATATTATTCTGGAACAGTTCGATTGGCCAAATCAGGTTACCAGTGGCCCGAAACTTAG
- a CDS encoding lipoate--protein ligase: MKFIDNQGITDPYINLAIEEYVLNNFGEEDTYLLFYVNQPSIIIGRNQNTIEEINTKYVEENNIKVVRRLSGGGAVYHDEGNLNFSFITKDDGNSFHNFAKFTEPVVKALNALNVPAALEGRNDLVAGGRKISGNAQFTTRGRMFSHGTLMLDSEIEHVVSALNVNAEKIKSKGIKSIRSRVANIVEFLDEKMTMDQFKEHLLKFLFNVDDVKDVPRYELTEEDWNNIHKISEERYQKWEWNYGKSPTFDIQKSHKFPAGLVDVRMDVSKGTIKDCKIYGDFFGVGDVKVIEEKLIGVQYRRQALEEALADVDVPHYLGKITKEEFIDLVY, encoded by the coding sequence ATGAAGTTTATAGATAACCAAGGCATTACGGATCCATATATAAACCTTGCGATTGAAGAGTATGTACTAAACAATTTTGGTGAAGAAGATACATACTTATTGTTTTATGTAAATCAACCGTCAATTATTATTGGACGTAATCAAAATACAATTGAAGAAATAAACACGAAATACGTTGAAGAGAACAATATTAAAGTTGTTCGTCGACTATCTGGTGGCGGTGCCGTCTATCATGATGAAGGAAACCTGAACTTTAGCTTTATTACAAAAGATGATGGTAATAGTTTCCATAACTTTGCAAAATTTACTGAGCCTGTTGTCAAAGCCCTTAATGCGCTGAACGTACCGGCAGCATTAGAAGGTCGTAACGACTTAGTTGCTGGTGGGCGGAAAATTTCAGGTAACGCACAATTTACAACACGTGGGCGGATGTTTAGCCATGGAACCTTAATGCTTGATTCGGAAATTGAGCACGTTGTATCAGCACTAAATGTTAATGCTGAAAAGATTAAGTCAAAAGGAATCAAGTCAATTAGAAGTCGTGTTGCGAACATTGTTGAATTCCTTGATGAAAAAATGACAATGGACCAGTTTAAAGAGCACTTGTTGAAATTCCTCTTTAACGTTGATGACGTGAAAGATGTCCCACGTTATGAATTAACAGAAGAAGATTGGAATAATATCCACAAAATTTCTGAAGAACGTTATCAAAAGTGGGAGTGGAACTACGGAAAATCTCCTACATTTGATATTCAAAAGTCACACAAATTCCCTGCTGGTCTTGTAGACGTGCGCATGGACGTATCTAAAGGAACGATTAAGGACTGTAAGATTTATGGTGACTTCTTCGGTGTCGGTGATGTTAAGGTGATTGAGGAAAAATTAATTGGGGTTCAATATCGCCGTCAAGCACTTGAAGAAGCATTAGCAGACGTAGATGTTCCACATTATCTAGGTAAAATTACAAAAGAAGAATTTATAGATTTAGTCTATTAA
- a CDS encoding competence protein ComK, with protein MNLKERTSYELSQATMALIATEIDGLWGSIVYEEGASKPIYVAEPPTKIIEKAHKQNGEELLARADAAKVVCGFNNKPPVVISITKNLYYFPTHSPSNPNCSWFSHTHSTTVSKAKYGGAIVHFRNGHKLEIPVSEMIMTNQLYRTAQFRFMIDQQIQPLQKKKALETLLKALFDEELNLD; from the coding sequence ATGAATCTAAAAGAAAGGACATCCTATGAACTATCTCAAGCAACAATGGCTTTAATCGCAACGGAGATCGATGGTTTGTGGGGAAGCATTGTTTATGAGGAGGGTGCGTCTAAACCAATCTATGTGGCAGAACCTCCTACGAAGATTATTGAAAAGGCGCATAAGCAAAATGGAGAGGAGCTATTAGCAAGAGCAGATGCAGCAAAAGTAGTTTGCGGCTTCAATAATAAACCCCCGGTTGTAATTAGCATAACAAAAAATCTTTATTATTTTCCGACACATTCACCTTCTAATCCTAACTGCTCATGGTTTTCGCACACTCATAGTACGACGGTTTCAAAAGCTAAATACGGCGGGGCAATTGTTCATTTTAGAAATGGTCATAAGCTAGAGATACCGGTCTCCGAAATGATAATGACCAACCAACTCTATCGCACTGCTCAATTTCGCTTTATGATTGATCAACAAATCCAACCACTCCAGAAAAAGAAAGCGTTAGAGACACTTTTGAAAGCGCTTTTTGATGAAGAATTAAATCTAGATTAA
- a CDS encoding lipocalin-like domain-containing protein — MTIAEQIAGTSWRLVSFQSEDKSGEIIYPLGKEAEGVIMFTRDQRMAVQIMATNRESLQSRDFLERLNTDTEVEMAKFGYHAYSGRYKLDEENSTLTTRVELSLVHAYIGSDQTRTAKIEADKLYLSNVRHPERKLVWQKIND, encoded by the coding sequence TTGACTATCGCAGAGCAAATTGCAGGAACATCATGGCGTTTAGTAAGTTTTCAGTCTGAAGATAAATCTGGCGAAATTATCTATCCACTAGGGAAAGAGGCTGAAGGTGTGATCATGTTTACCCGTGACCAACGTATGGCTGTTCAGATTATGGCAACAAATCGTGAATCGTTACAATCTCGCGACTTCCTCGAACGGTTGAATACAGACACTGAGGTCGAAATGGCTAAATTCGGTTATCATGCTTATTCGGGACGGTATAAACTTGATGAAGAAAATAGCACATTAACAACACGTGTTGAGCTTAGTTTAGTTCATGCATACATTGGTTCAGACCAAACCCGAACTGCTAAGATTGAAGCTGATAAGCTATATTTATCAAATGTTAGACATCCTGAGCGGAAATTAGTTTGGCAAAAAATTAACGATTAA